The Shewanella zhangzhouensis genome has a window encoding:
- the mtgA gene encoding monofunctional biosynthetic peptidoglycan transglycosylase, protein MSEKSQASGNKPGLLVRSWRGFWRWSFRLLLAFLLLSLALVLMVSFINPPTWAWRIDRALFPPNDNIQVRHQWVPLEKIAANMQLAVIASEDQRFTQHNGVDFAAIKTAIEDRDPGEPLRGASTLTQQTAKNLFLWSSRSLVRKGLEAWFAVLLDTLSGKRRTLELYLNIVEFGPGIYGVEAASQYYFNKGAGKLSTREAALLAALLPNPWSYRINPPTAYMNRRADWIGRQMRQLGMATLKDLD, encoded by the coding sequence ATGTCTGAAAAAAGCCAGGCAAGTGGCAACAAGCCCGGGTTACTCGTCCGCAGTTGGCGAGGATTCTGGCGCTGGAGTTTTCGACTCTTGCTGGCTTTTCTGCTGCTGTCTCTGGCATTGGTGCTGATGGTCAGCTTTATCAATCCTCCCACCTGGGCCTGGCGTATCGACAGGGCGCTGTTCCCCCCCAACGACAATATTCAGGTGCGCCACCAGTGGGTGCCATTGGAAAAGATTGCGGCCAATATGCAATTGGCGGTCATCGCCTCTGAAGATCAGCGCTTTACCCAGCACAACGGCGTCGACTTTGCGGCCATTAAAACGGCCATCGAAGACAGAGATCCGGGGGAGCCCCTTCGCGGTGCCAGTACCTTAACCCAGCAAACGGCCAAGAACCTGTTTCTCTGGTCTTCCCGAAGTCTGGTCCGTAAAGGGCTGGAAGCCTGGTTTGCTGTGCTGTTGGATACCTTAAGTGGCAAGCGGCGTACTCTGGAGCTGTACCTGAATATCGTGGAGTTTGGCCCGGGAATTTATGGGGTGGAGGCCGCCTCCCAATATTACTTCAACAAGGGGGCGGGCAAGCTCAGCACCAGAGAAGCCGCCTTGCTGGCCGCCTTGCTCCCCAACCCCTGGTCATATCGCATCAATCCCCCTACGGCCTACATGAACCGACGCGCCGATTGGATTGGTCGGCAAATGCGCCAACTGGGTATGGCAACCCTGAAAGACCTCGATTAG
- a CDS encoding type VI secretion system tube protein Hcp — protein sequence MRVSQWKRLGMVSALALGMTVGSAQGAGYLKIGDIKGESQDDTHREEIELLSWSWGTSNGMNNSGSLCVMDVSLAKYTDSATVDILMGQMMGTQYPDAEISMTLSGTARTEDYFKMRMRNVTVTSYQTGGSGHDRMTENITLHFDEASIEYRRPGPDGSPGAPEVTRISSSSHKCR from the coding sequence ATGAGAGTCAGTCAATGGAAAAGACTTGGTATGGTATCGGCCCTGGCCCTGGGAATGACCGTAGGCTCAGCTCAGGGGGCTGGTTATTTAAAAATTGGCGATATCAAGGGCGAAAGCCAGGACGATACCCACAGGGAGGAAATTGAACTTCTCAGCTGGAGCTGGGGTACAAGCAATGGCATGAATAACTCGGGCAGCCTTTGTGTTATGGATGTATCTTTGGCCAAATATACCGACAGCGCCACCGTCGATATTTTGATGGGGCAAATGATGGGCACTCAGTATCCCGATGCCGAAATTTCCATGACCCTGAGCGGCACCGCCCGCACTGAGGACTACTTTAAGATGCGCATGCGCAATGTCACTGTAACCAGTTATCAAACCGGTGGCAGTGGCCATGATCGCATGACTGAGAACATCACTTTGCATTTCGATGAAGCGTCAATTGAGTACCGTCGTCCCGGGCCGGATGGCAGCCCAGGCGCCCCCGAAGTCACCCGTATCAGTTCCAGCAGCCATAAATGCCGCTGA
- a CDS encoding GFA family protein, producing MDSSPIARGACLCGAIHVEIDLPPKWVAHCHCTQCQHAHGAAFVTWLGVSELAARISDPEQHLQWFASSQAARRGFCRRCGSSLFFTSSRWPGELHIVRACFHDPIVQLPMAHVFYDTHVDWFEVRDSLPKKAAQEVD from the coding sequence ATGGATAGCTCCCCAATTGCCCGCGGCGCTTGCCTGTGCGGCGCCATTCATGTGGAAATCGATTTGCCACCCAAGTGGGTCGCCCATTGCCACTGCACACAGTGCCAACATGCCCATGGGGCGGCATTTGTTACCTGGCTTGGGGTGAGTGAACTGGCTGCGCGCATCAGCGACCCTGAGCAGCATCTGCAGTGGTTTGCCTCATCACAGGCGGCGCGGCGGGGATTTTGCCGTCGCTGCGGCAGCAGTTTGTTTTTTACCTCCAGCCGCTGGCCGGGTGAGTTACACATAGTCCGTGCCTGCTTTCACGACCCCATAGTTCAGTTGCCCATGGCCCATGTGTTTTACGACACCCATGTGGATTGGTTTGAGGTGCGCGATAGTTTGCCCAAAAAAGCCGCCCAGGAAGTCGATTGA